From Cardiocondyla obscurior isolate alpha-2009 linkage group LG09, Cobs3.1, whole genome shotgun sequence, one genomic window encodes:
- the LOC139105534 gene encoding uncharacterized protein translates to MEKYDKSFREKRSRYIKNKVKQSVAIINSIHQGHVPNLIIESKTDETNCFTHSSNTVYSNSDTENIDFNYLNNNNFMINKESRSTFVNITKDTSLCLDYTKNKHSEHLSLKIAKWAVENNINFSALRQLLNVLRDDPFCSVSNLPTDPRTLLKTPNNKSAYSPELESSSFHYFGIAKTLNSLCNVYNVNVTSSTQFSIAVNVDGLPLSKSSATSFWPILCSVKSIKAFKDKVFLVALYHGNEKPNSNYFLLDFVNECIELTKNSILIKNIRCNFKILMLICDTPAKSLILSLKSHSGYFSCTKCNQEGEMVNNVICFPETKSLIKRTDHLFRNKLHPEHHVGETLFVNISDFDMINNVPLDYMHILLLGGT, encoded by the coding sequence atggaaaaatatgataaaagtTTCCGTGAAAAACGTTctcgatatattaaaaacaaagttaAGCAATCTGTAGCAATTATTAATAGTATTCATCAGGGTCATGTTCCAAATCTAataattgaaagtaaaactgATGAAACTAATTGTTTCACCCACTCAAGTAATACTGTTTATTCTAATTCTGATACTGAGAATATTGATTTCAATTATttgaacaataataattttatgataaacaAAGAATCTAGATCTACTTTTGTTAATATAACGAAAGATACAAGTTTATGTTTGGATTATACCAAAAATAAACATAGTGAACATTTATCcttaaaaattgctaaatgGGCTGTggaaaataacattaatttttctgcatTAAGACAGCTGCTGAATGTTTTGCGCGATGATCCTTTTTGTAGCGTTAGCAATTTACCAACAGACCCTCGCACACTTTTAAAAACGCCTAATAATAAATCTGCGTATAGTCCAGAATTGGAATCTAGTTCATTTCACTATTTTGGGATAGCTAAAACATTAAATTCTTTGTGTAATGTTTACAATGTAAATGTAACTTCCAGTACACAGTTTTCTATTGCAGTTAATGTTGATGGACTACCTTTAAGTAAAAGTTCTGCAACTTCATTTTGGCCAATTTTGTGTTCTGTCAAATCAATCAAAGCTTTCAAAGATAAAGTTTTCTTAGTAGCTCTTTATCATGGAAATGAAAAACcgaattctaattattttttactggaTTTTGTAAATGAATGTATAGAGTTAACAAAAAATagcatattaattaagaatattagatgtaattttaaaattttaatgttaatctGTGACACACCGGCAAAATCCTTAATTCTATCTCTTAAAAGTCATTCAGGCTACTTTTCTTGTACAAAGTGTAATCAAGAAGGAGAAATGGTCAATAATGTTATTTGCTTTCCTGAAacgaaaagtttaataaaaagaacagatCATTTGTTTAGAAATAAACTTCACCCAGAACATCATGTTGGTGAAACTCTTTTCGTTAACATCTCAGACTTTGATATGATTAACAACGTACCTTTGGACTATATGCATATTCTATTATTAGGCGGAACTTAA
- the LOC139105752 gene encoding uncharacterized protein, with translation MTKETFFHVMEHFIKCTDSLKQNSALLLLDNTGTYFSIKTLNLARYNDVVIFTFPLHCTHKLQPSDVGICGPFKTQYNNAINSYLMSNPDSPTLYRIADFVKEALCKAAIPHNIIESFETTEIFPFNKNIFNESDFIIASVTKKADLSRINSISSLVTTPANICVNITEKEINTNKPNLKCTIDERSFSFFSSELSFRGPADIRGFLKVNQQKNKRKNKKRKGRCMIAINMDEIDKIMEHEKEQELKKNKTEERKGQR, from the coding sequence atgacAAAAGAAACCTTTTTTCACGTTATGGAGCACTTCATTAAATGCACTGACTCTTTGAAACAAAATTCTGCTCTTTTGTTATTGGATAATACGGGAacttatttttctataaaaactttaaatctTGCAAGATATAATGACGTGGTAATATTTACATTTCCTCTTCACTGCACTCATAAGCTTCAGCCTTCAGACGTAGGAATCTGCGGCCCATTTAAGACCCAATacaataatgcaattaattcgtATCTTATGAGTAATCCTGATAGTCCTACATTATACCGCATAGCTGATTTTGTCAAAGAGGCACTTTGCAAAGCAGCAATTCCTCATAATATTATAGAAAGTTTTGAAACAACTGAAATATTTCCattcaacaaaaatatatttaacgagaGTGATTTTATTATAGCTAGCGTAACAAAAAAGGCTGATCTTTCCAGAATAAATTCCATTTCCTCTCTTGTAACGACACCTGCTAACATTTGTGTTAATATcactgaaaaagaaattaacacAAATAAACCTAATCTCAAATGTACTATCGATGAACgctcattttctttcttctcaagTGAGCTTTCTTTTCGTGGTCCTGCAGATATTCGAGGTTTTTTGAAAgtaaatcaacaaaaaaataaacgaaaaaataaaaaacgcaaAGGCAGATGCATGATAGCGATAAATATGGatgaaatagataaaataatggaacatgaaaaagaacaagaactaaagaaaaataaaaccgaagagagaaaaggacaGAGATAA